Sequence from the Enhydrobacter sp. genome:
ATCTTGCCGCCCACGGCCTCGGGGACCGTTTTCACGCAATCGTCGCCGAGGGCGACTATGCCATGGGCAAACCCGCACCCGAGCCTTTCCTGCGTGTAGCGGAAAGACTCGGAGTCGATCCGCGCGATTGCCTTGCCCTGGAAGATTCTCCCAATGGCGTTCGTTCCGCCGCCGCGGCCGGCATGATGACCGTCATGGTGCCCGACCGCGTCCGGCCGACGCAGGAGATCGCCCGGCTGTGCCTGATCCTGGCAAGCCTCCACGAAGTCGTGGCGCTTATCTCGTCCAGCCGTCCCGCGTCTGCGGCAGCTTCTTCTTGAGGAGGGCGCTGGCCACGACGTTGCGTAGCACCTCCGCGGTGCCGCCGCCGATCGTGAACATGCGCACGTCGCGCGCCATGCGCTCGAGCGGCAGCTCGCGGCTGTAGCCACGGGCGCCGAAGAACTGCAGCGCGTCATTCACCACCTGGATCGCGCTTTCGGAGGTGAAGACCTTTGCCTGTGCGGCGAGCAGCATGTCGGGAAAGCCGCCCTCGCCCGAGCGCGCGGCGTCATAGACCAGCGCCTGCGCGGCCCGGAGTTTGATCGACATGTCGGCCAGCTTCCATTGCAGGCCCTGGAACTCGTTGATCGGCCTGCCGAATTGACGGCGCTCCTCCGACCAGTCGAGTGCCAGCCGATAGGCGCCCTCGGCGATGCCGAGAGCCACGGTGGCGGCGCCCACGCGCTGGCTGTTGTAGGCGGTCATCAGGTCGGCGAAGCCCTTCTTGAGGCCGCGCGGCGGCATGACGAGCGCCGACGGCGGCAGCTCCATCTCCTCGAAGTCGATCACCGCCTCGGGAATGCCGCGCAGCCCCATGGTCGGCTCGCGCTTGGTGATCTTGAGTCCTTGTGTCTCGTCCCGAATGGCGAGGAAGCCGCCGATGCCCTCGAAATCGCCTTTCTCGTCGTAGACCTTGGCGAAGATCAAATGCAGCCGCGAGACGCCGCCGCCGGTGATCCAGTGCTTGCGGCCGTTCACGACATAGCGGTTGCCCTTCTTGTCGGCGCGCGTGGTCATGCCGTTGGCATCGGAACCGGCCTCGGGCTCGGTGATGCAGATGGCGGGCTTGTCGCCCGCCAGCACCATCGAGGCGGCGAGCTTCTTCTGCTCATCCGAGCCGTAGGCCATGACGGCGCTGATCGCGCCCATGTTGGTCTCGACGGCGATGCGGCCGGTGACGGCGCAGGCGGCGGACAGCGCCTCGATCACCAGTACCGCGTCGAGCCATGTCTTGCCTTGGCCGCCATATTGCCGGGGGATCGTGAGGCCGAGCAGCCCGGCATCCTTCAGCAGCTCGACATTGTCCCAGGGATACTGCTCGGTGCGGTCGACCTCGGCGGCACGCCGGGCGACGGGACCGCTGGCGAGCTCGCGGACGCGGGCCTGCAGCTTGATCTGGTCGGCGGAGAGGGCGGAGACGCTCATGAACTCATTCCTTGGCGGCTGGGACTTGGCGAAGGGGATCGATGCTGAAGATGGCGACCTGGTCGGTGCGTCCGCGTACCAGCACCGTGCCGAGCGGCATGAACGCGAAAACATCGCCGCAGGCCGCCCGCGTGCTTTCGGAGACCAGGATGCGTGTGTCGTGCTGCTTGTTCAACTCTTCCAGCCGCGCCGCGAGATTTACGGTGTCGCCCAGCAGGGTGAAGCTCAGCCGCTGACCGGCGCCGAC
This genomic interval carries:
- a CDS encoding acyl-CoA dehydrogenase family protein; translated protein: MSVSALSADQIKLQARVRELASGPVARRAAEVDRTEQYPWDNVELLKDAGLLGLTIPRQYGGQGKTWLDAVLVIEALSAACAVTGRIAVETNMGAISAVMAYGSDEQKKLAASMVLAGDKPAICITEPEAGSDANGMTTRADKKGNRYVVNGRKHWITGGGVSRLHLIFAKVYDEKGDFEGIGGFLAIRDETQGLKITKREPTMGLRGIPEAVIDFEEMELPPSALVMPPRGLKKGFADLMTAYNSQRVGAATVALGIAEGAYRLALDWSEERRQFGRPINEFQGLQWKLADMSIKLRAAQALVYDAARSGEGGFPDMLLAAQAKVFTSESAIQVVNDALQFFGARGYSRELPLERMARDVRMFTIGGGTAEVLRNVVASALLKKKLPQTRDGWTR